The Argopecten irradians isolate NY chromosome 6, Ai_NY, whole genome shotgun sequence genome has a window encoding:
- the LOC138325959 gene encoding uncharacterized protein isoform X1, with protein MGSGSSSAKAEQRPATSPNVGKTALNGSAKAPQVDRTPRSAAPVTNQDNGQQGSRTPAAGNEDDQIKKTKLPPPVPSTKTKDEVYVKEDYRHVEDYVLKAPTSLLVGTFKELIKYLTSNDSWDDVAKARAIFRWVTSINVFELVVDDEPPQQCPLEYFLKIKNNLGNHAHLVSGLCQMAGIPCVIISGMNKSAAFEVGGKVDRKSMGAQWNAVYVKGEWRFIDAFWASACVVGKKSGEWTLIDSDGNIAHDEDESSDGETQHRINEFYFLPNPDQLIWTHFPDESQWQLLEKQITQKEFETHVYIRERFYYLGMSFNDESEQQCLLNANEGAVQLSFNIPFRESEHFRYKYMLYQAKGSAGSNSDMVLDRFVMYEHTAETLRFALRFPMKGKFKMDIFGLDVRDSDIFDLTCTYVINCSTPQKNCQPLPDCPAIGWGPGADAKKAGLTAKTHEDAVIKTEDGVVDIKLGSHKDVQLHQLLKNTMVDEATLSRFALVREENGEFIVSVRLPQTGEYAIKLYCSDEGEEGDAENVLNYLIQSLSNDIHNKPFPNVIDGRLGKKPFADVMGVKAMSHKDSKLDLKDDKLKMNFIAKNNLDLLFELHTNDGEAAKQMSMVVREVNGKWTFDCDLPVAGEYAVNVFCREKNGGPRVYNTHSYLVTSPGHYTGKEKGDDSKSVSSDTEDGKIIMETVQTSDSEVLIPIPHGYDEVLASYQRRHANDLPTADEIKVVKQDLMKFFNAKMQEYGEYMLDLYQRESGSRTIKHIAKYQVDRKPASELFEDNAKLLMSNLGMAQEEDTASYGETDEEKNRRTAKKMIQRAMDLKDIELLSRGLFAYESTDPTDMDKDPLIIKAKRLLELLQAKQELNTASSKRDLKALDSAIARAREANYDNLLDLQIAMASRLRDQLARIEKLRHSVLSMDQKTVSEIRTYGNPPGGVHESLMATFLLLGHAKKDVKVWKNCQAILGKTGRESVMRKISQFDPKDCFLDVALAARKAIEPYSLEVIRDVSAGAATFYVWSKGMIEEVENTGGAQVKDGMAGGGSKKTKSVPNKKR; from the exons GGATCTAGAACACCGGCTGCCGGTAATGAAGATGATCAAATAAAGAAAACGAAGTTACCTCCCCCTGTCCCCTCCACAAAGACAAAGGACGAGGTGTATGTCAAAGAAGATTACAGACATGTTGAGGATTACGTACTCAAG GCGCCAACGAGCTTGCTGGTCGGCACATTCAAGGAACTCATTAAATACCTGACCTCTAACGATAGTTGGGACGATGTGGCCAAAGCGAGGGCAATCTTCCGATGGGTAACCTCAATTAATGTATTTGAACTGGTGGTAGATGATGAACCACCCCAACAGTGCCCCCTCGAGTACTTCCTCAAGATCAAGAACAACCTGGGCAACCATGCTCATCTTGTTTCTGGTCTATGTCA AATGGCTGGCATCCCCTGTGTTATTATCAGTGGCATGAACAAAAGTGCCGCATTCGAGGTTGGAGGTAAAGTGGACCGCAAGAGTATGGGTGCTCAGTGGAATGCCGTATATGTCAAAGGAGAATGGCGTTTCATCGATGCCTTCTGGGCCTCCGCTTGCGTGGTAGGTAAGAAGTCTGGAGAATGGACGCTGATTGACTCTGATGGAAATATCGCACATGATGAGGACGAATCTTCTGACGGAGAAACTCAGCACCGAATTAACGAATTCTACTTCCTGCCAAACCCTGATCAACTAATCTGGACTCATTTCCCAGACGAGTCACAGTGGCAGTTGTTAGAAAAACAAATTACACAAAAGGAATTCGAAACACATGTGTACATAAGAGAACGGTTCTACTATCTCGGAATGTCTTTCAATGACGAAAGCGAGCAGCAGTGCTTACTTAATGCAAATGAAGGTGCCGTTCAGCTATCATTTAACATACCTTTCCGTGAAAGCGAACATTTCCGgtacaaatacatgttgtatcAGGCGAAAGGAAGTGCTGGATCTAATTCCGATATGGTGTTGGATAGATTTGTCATGTATGAACACACAGCAGAAACACTTCGATTTGCCTTACGCTTTCCTATGAAAGGGAAATTCAAGATGGACATATTTGGTTTAGATGTTCGTGATTCTGATATTTTTGATCTTACGTGTACATATGTGATCAACTGTTCGACGCCGCAAAAGAACTGCCAACCTCTTCCTGACTGCCCCGCTATTGGCTGGGGTCCAGGAGCTGACGCAAAGAAGGCAGGCCTGACAGCAAAGACCCACGAAGATGCAGTGATCAAAACAGAAGATGGCGTGGTGGATATCAAACTGGGATCTCACAAAGATGTACAGCTACACCAACTTCTCAAAAACACCATGGTTGACGAGGCAACGCTAAGCAGGTTTGCTCTGGTTCGAGAGGAGAACGGCGAATTTATAGTCAGCGTTCGCCTTCCACAAACAGGTGAATACGCTATAAAGCTTTACTGTAGTGACGAGGGCGAGGAAGGCGACGCTGAAAACGTCCTCAATTATCTGATACAGAGTCTCAGCAATGACATTCATAACAAACCGTTCCCAAATGTGATCGACGGAAGGCTGGGCAAGAAACCATTTGCCGATGTGATGGGGGTGAAGGCAATGAGTCACAAAGACTCAAAGCTAGATTTAAAGGATGACAAACTAAAAATGAATTTCATCGCAAAGAACAATTTAGATCTTCTATTCGAGCTACATACCAATGACGGCGAGGCAGCAAAACAAATGAGTATGGTTGTACGAGAAGTAAATGGCAAATGGACATTTGATTGTGACCTACCAGTTGCCGGAGAATACGCTGTGAATGTGTTCTGCAGAGAGAAGAACGGAGGCCCAAGGGTATACAACACACACAGTTATCTAGTTACATCTCCTGGACACTACACTGGTAAGGAGAAAGGTGATGATTCCAAAAGTGTGTCGAGCGATACAGAAGACGGTAAAATTATTATGGAGACCGTGCAGACCTCGGACAGCGAAGTGCTAATCCCTATACCACATGGATACGACGAGGTGCTGGCTTCGTATCAACGACGACATGCCAATGACCTTCCAACTGCTGACGAGATCAAGGTTGTTAAACAAGATTTGATGAAATTCTTCAATGCAAAAATGCAGGAGTATGGCGAATACATGTTAGATTTATACCAAAGGGAATCAGGCAGTAGAACTATAAAACACATAGCAAAGTATCAAGTGGATAGAAAACCTGCGTCAGAGCTGTTTGAGGACAACGCGAAACTTCTGATGTCTAACCTCGGGATGGCACAAGAGGAAGATACGGCCTCATATGGGGAGACAGACGAAGAGAAGAACAGACGAACGGCTAAGAAAATGATTCAAAGAGCTATGGACTTAAAGGACATCGAATTGCTATCACGAGGTCTTTTTGCCTATGAATCGACAGATCCGACGGACATGGATAAAGACCCACTTATTATAAAGGCCAAAAGACTCCTGGAACTGTTGCAAGCCAAACAAG AGCTGAACACCGCTTCGTCCAAAAGAGACCTTAAAGCACTTGACAGTGCAATTGCCCGGGCTAGGGAAGCAAACTACGACAACCTGCTTGATCTCCAAATTGCCATGGCATCCCGTCTCAGGGACCAGCTAGCGAGAATTGAAAAACTACGCCATTCCGTACTCAGTATGGATCAAAAGACAGTATCTGAAATCCGAACATACGGCAACCCGCCTGGTGGTGTCCACGAGTCTCTCATGGCCACTTTCTTATTGCTCGGTCACGCGAAGAAGGACGTCAAA GTTTGGAAGAACTGTCAAGCAATTTTGGGCAAAACTGGAAGAGAATCCGTAATGAGAAAGATTTCTCAGTTTGATCCAAAAGACTGTTTCCTTGATGTCGCTTTGGCAGCTCGGAAGGCAATAGAACCGTACTCCTTGGAGGTCATTCGTGACGTCAGCGCCGGAGCTGCCACGTTTTACGTCTGG TCTAAAGGTATGATTGAAGAGGTTGAGAACACAGGAGGTGCACAGGTCAAGGACGGCATGGCCGGAGGAGGGTCAAAGAAAACAAAGTCAGTACCAAACAAGAAGCGGTAA
- the LOC138325959 gene encoding uncharacterized protein isoform X3, translated as MADSDSDYTDDSCGEDSEGSRTPAAGNEDDQIKKTKLPPPVPSTKTKDEVYVKEDYRHVEDYVLKAPTSLLVGTFKELIKYLTSNDSWDDVAKARAIFRWVTSINVFELVVDDEPPQQCPLEYFLKIKNNLGNHAHLVSGLCQMAGIPCVIISGMNKSAAFEVGGKVDRKSMGAQWNAVYVKGEWRFIDAFWASACVVGKKSGEWTLIDSDGNIAHDEDESSDGETQHRINEFYFLPNPDQLIWTHFPDESQWQLLEKQITQKEFETHVYIRERFYYLGMSFNDESEQQCLLNANEGAVQLSFNIPFRESEHFRYKYMLYQAKGSAGSNSDMVLDRFVMYEHTAETLRFALRFPMKGKFKMDIFGLDVRDSDIFDLTCTYVINCSTPQKNCQPLPDCPAIGWGPGADAKKAGLTAKTHEDAVIKTEDGVVDIKLGSHKDVQLHQLLKNTMVDEATLSRFALVREENGEFIVSVRLPQTGEYAIKLYCSDEGEEGDAENVLNYLIQSLSNDIHNKPFPNVIDGRLGKKPFADVMGVKAMSHKDSKLDLKDDKLKMNFIAKNNLDLLFELHTNDGEAAKQMSMVVREVNGKWTFDCDLPVAGEYAVNVFCREKNGGPRVYNTHSYLVTSPGHYTGKEKGDDSKSVSSDTEDGKIIMETVQTSDSEVLIPIPHGYDEVLASYQRRHANDLPTADEIKVVKQDLMKFFNAKMQEYGEYMLDLYQRESGSRTIKHIAKYQVDRKPASELFEDNAKLLMSNLGMAQEEDTASYGETDEEKNRRTAKKMIQRAMDLKDIELLSRGLFAYESTDPTDMDKDPLIIKAKRLLELLQAKQELNTASSKRDLKALDSAIARAREANYDNLLDLQIAMASRLRDQLARIEKLRHSVLSMDQKTVSEIRTYGNPPGGVHESLMATFLLLGHAKKDVKVWKNCQAILGKTGRESVMRKISQFDPKDCFLDVALAARKAIEPYSLEVIRDVSAGAATFYVWSKGMIEEVENTGGAQVKDGMAGGGSKKTKSVPNKKR; from the exons ATGGCTGATAGTGACTCTGATTATACGGACGACTCATGTGGAGAGGACTCCGAG GGATCTAGAACACCGGCTGCCGGTAATGAAGATGATCAAATAAAGAAAACGAAGTTACCTCCCCCTGTCCCCTCCACAAAGACAAAGGACGAGGTGTATGTCAAAGAAGATTACAGACATGTTGAGGATTACGTACTCAAG GCGCCAACGAGCTTGCTGGTCGGCACATTCAAGGAACTCATTAAATACCTGACCTCTAACGATAGTTGGGACGATGTGGCCAAAGCGAGGGCAATCTTCCGATGGGTAACCTCAATTAATGTATTTGAACTGGTGGTAGATGATGAACCACCCCAACAGTGCCCCCTCGAGTACTTCCTCAAGATCAAGAACAACCTGGGCAACCATGCTCATCTTGTTTCTGGTCTATGTCA AATGGCTGGCATCCCCTGTGTTATTATCAGTGGCATGAACAAAAGTGCCGCATTCGAGGTTGGAGGTAAAGTGGACCGCAAGAGTATGGGTGCTCAGTGGAATGCCGTATATGTCAAAGGAGAATGGCGTTTCATCGATGCCTTCTGGGCCTCCGCTTGCGTGGTAGGTAAGAAGTCTGGAGAATGGACGCTGATTGACTCTGATGGAAATATCGCACATGATGAGGACGAATCTTCTGACGGAGAAACTCAGCACCGAATTAACGAATTCTACTTCCTGCCAAACCCTGATCAACTAATCTGGACTCATTTCCCAGACGAGTCACAGTGGCAGTTGTTAGAAAAACAAATTACACAAAAGGAATTCGAAACACATGTGTACATAAGAGAACGGTTCTACTATCTCGGAATGTCTTTCAATGACGAAAGCGAGCAGCAGTGCTTACTTAATGCAAATGAAGGTGCCGTTCAGCTATCATTTAACATACCTTTCCGTGAAAGCGAACATTTCCGgtacaaatacatgttgtatcAGGCGAAAGGAAGTGCTGGATCTAATTCCGATATGGTGTTGGATAGATTTGTCATGTATGAACACACAGCAGAAACACTTCGATTTGCCTTACGCTTTCCTATGAAAGGGAAATTCAAGATGGACATATTTGGTTTAGATGTTCGTGATTCTGATATTTTTGATCTTACGTGTACATATGTGATCAACTGTTCGACGCCGCAAAAGAACTGCCAACCTCTTCCTGACTGCCCCGCTATTGGCTGGGGTCCAGGAGCTGACGCAAAGAAGGCAGGCCTGACAGCAAAGACCCACGAAGATGCAGTGATCAAAACAGAAGATGGCGTGGTGGATATCAAACTGGGATCTCACAAAGATGTACAGCTACACCAACTTCTCAAAAACACCATGGTTGACGAGGCAACGCTAAGCAGGTTTGCTCTGGTTCGAGAGGAGAACGGCGAATTTATAGTCAGCGTTCGCCTTCCACAAACAGGTGAATACGCTATAAAGCTTTACTGTAGTGACGAGGGCGAGGAAGGCGACGCTGAAAACGTCCTCAATTATCTGATACAGAGTCTCAGCAATGACATTCATAACAAACCGTTCCCAAATGTGATCGACGGAAGGCTGGGCAAGAAACCATTTGCCGATGTGATGGGGGTGAAGGCAATGAGTCACAAAGACTCAAAGCTAGATTTAAAGGATGACAAACTAAAAATGAATTTCATCGCAAAGAACAATTTAGATCTTCTATTCGAGCTACATACCAATGACGGCGAGGCAGCAAAACAAATGAGTATGGTTGTACGAGAAGTAAATGGCAAATGGACATTTGATTGTGACCTACCAGTTGCCGGAGAATACGCTGTGAATGTGTTCTGCAGAGAGAAGAACGGAGGCCCAAGGGTATACAACACACACAGTTATCTAGTTACATCTCCTGGACACTACACTGGTAAGGAGAAAGGTGATGATTCCAAAAGTGTGTCGAGCGATACAGAAGACGGTAAAATTATTATGGAGACCGTGCAGACCTCGGACAGCGAAGTGCTAATCCCTATACCACATGGATACGACGAGGTGCTGGCTTCGTATCAACGACGACATGCCAATGACCTTCCAACTGCTGACGAGATCAAGGTTGTTAAACAAGATTTGATGAAATTCTTCAATGCAAAAATGCAGGAGTATGGCGAATACATGTTAGATTTATACCAAAGGGAATCAGGCAGTAGAACTATAAAACACATAGCAAAGTATCAAGTGGATAGAAAACCTGCGTCAGAGCTGTTTGAGGACAACGCGAAACTTCTGATGTCTAACCTCGGGATGGCACAAGAGGAAGATACGGCCTCATATGGGGAGACAGACGAAGAGAAGAACAGACGAACGGCTAAGAAAATGATTCAAAGAGCTATGGACTTAAAGGACATCGAATTGCTATCACGAGGTCTTTTTGCCTATGAATCGACAGATCCGACGGACATGGATAAAGACCCACTTATTATAAAGGCCAAAAGACTCCTGGAACTGTTGCAAGCCAAACAAG AGCTGAACACCGCTTCGTCCAAAAGAGACCTTAAAGCACTTGACAGTGCAATTGCCCGGGCTAGGGAAGCAAACTACGACAACCTGCTTGATCTCCAAATTGCCATGGCATCCCGTCTCAGGGACCAGCTAGCGAGAATTGAAAAACTACGCCATTCCGTACTCAGTATGGATCAAAAGACAGTATCTGAAATCCGAACATACGGCAACCCGCCTGGTGGTGTCCACGAGTCTCTCATGGCCACTTTCTTATTGCTCGGTCACGCGAAGAAGGACGTCAAA GTTTGGAAGAACTGTCAAGCAATTTTGGGCAAAACTGGAAGAGAATCCGTAATGAGAAAGATTTCTCAGTTTGATCCAAAAGACTGTTTCCTTGATGTCGCTTTGGCAGCTCGGAAGGCAATAGAACCGTACTCCTTGGAGGTCATTCGTGACGTCAGCGCCGGAGCTGCCACGTTTTACGTCTGG TCTAAAGGTATGATTGAAGAGGTTGAGAACACAGGAGGTGCACAGGTCAAGGACGGCATGGCCGGAGGAGGGTCAAAGAAAACAAAGTCAGTACCAAACAAGAAGCGGTAA
- the LOC138325959 gene encoding uncharacterized protein isoform X2, whose translation MGSGSSSAKAEQRPATSPNVGKTALNGSAKAPQVDRTPRSAAPGSRTPAAGNEDDQIKKTKLPPPVPSTKTKDEVYVKEDYRHVEDYVLKAPTSLLVGTFKELIKYLTSNDSWDDVAKARAIFRWVTSINVFELVVDDEPPQQCPLEYFLKIKNNLGNHAHLVSGLCQMAGIPCVIISGMNKSAAFEVGGKVDRKSMGAQWNAVYVKGEWRFIDAFWASACVVGKKSGEWTLIDSDGNIAHDEDESSDGETQHRINEFYFLPNPDQLIWTHFPDESQWQLLEKQITQKEFETHVYIRERFYYLGMSFNDESEQQCLLNANEGAVQLSFNIPFRESEHFRYKYMLYQAKGSAGSNSDMVLDRFVMYEHTAETLRFALRFPMKGKFKMDIFGLDVRDSDIFDLTCTYVINCSTPQKNCQPLPDCPAIGWGPGADAKKAGLTAKTHEDAVIKTEDGVVDIKLGSHKDVQLHQLLKNTMVDEATLSRFALVREENGEFIVSVRLPQTGEYAIKLYCSDEGEEGDAENVLNYLIQSLSNDIHNKPFPNVIDGRLGKKPFADVMGVKAMSHKDSKLDLKDDKLKMNFIAKNNLDLLFELHTNDGEAAKQMSMVVREVNGKWTFDCDLPVAGEYAVNVFCREKNGGPRVYNTHSYLVTSPGHYTGKEKGDDSKSVSSDTEDGKIIMETVQTSDSEVLIPIPHGYDEVLASYQRRHANDLPTADEIKVVKQDLMKFFNAKMQEYGEYMLDLYQRESGSRTIKHIAKYQVDRKPASELFEDNAKLLMSNLGMAQEEDTASYGETDEEKNRRTAKKMIQRAMDLKDIELLSRGLFAYESTDPTDMDKDPLIIKAKRLLELLQAKQELNTASSKRDLKALDSAIARAREANYDNLLDLQIAMASRLRDQLARIEKLRHSVLSMDQKTVSEIRTYGNPPGGVHESLMATFLLLGHAKKDVKVWKNCQAILGKTGRESVMRKISQFDPKDCFLDVALAARKAIEPYSLEVIRDVSAGAATFYVWSKGMIEEVENTGGAQVKDGMAGGGSKKTKSVPNKKR comes from the exons GGATCTAGAACACCGGCTGCCGGTAATGAAGATGATCAAATAAAGAAAACGAAGTTACCTCCCCCTGTCCCCTCCACAAAGACAAAGGACGAGGTGTATGTCAAAGAAGATTACAGACATGTTGAGGATTACGTACTCAAG GCGCCAACGAGCTTGCTGGTCGGCACATTCAAGGAACTCATTAAATACCTGACCTCTAACGATAGTTGGGACGATGTGGCCAAAGCGAGGGCAATCTTCCGATGGGTAACCTCAATTAATGTATTTGAACTGGTGGTAGATGATGAACCACCCCAACAGTGCCCCCTCGAGTACTTCCTCAAGATCAAGAACAACCTGGGCAACCATGCTCATCTTGTTTCTGGTCTATGTCA AATGGCTGGCATCCCCTGTGTTATTATCAGTGGCATGAACAAAAGTGCCGCATTCGAGGTTGGAGGTAAAGTGGACCGCAAGAGTATGGGTGCTCAGTGGAATGCCGTATATGTCAAAGGAGAATGGCGTTTCATCGATGCCTTCTGGGCCTCCGCTTGCGTGGTAGGTAAGAAGTCTGGAGAATGGACGCTGATTGACTCTGATGGAAATATCGCACATGATGAGGACGAATCTTCTGACGGAGAAACTCAGCACCGAATTAACGAATTCTACTTCCTGCCAAACCCTGATCAACTAATCTGGACTCATTTCCCAGACGAGTCACAGTGGCAGTTGTTAGAAAAACAAATTACACAAAAGGAATTCGAAACACATGTGTACATAAGAGAACGGTTCTACTATCTCGGAATGTCTTTCAATGACGAAAGCGAGCAGCAGTGCTTACTTAATGCAAATGAAGGTGCCGTTCAGCTATCATTTAACATACCTTTCCGTGAAAGCGAACATTTCCGgtacaaatacatgttgtatcAGGCGAAAGGAAGTGCTGGATCTAATTCCGATATGGTGTTGGATAGATTTGTCATGTATGAACACACAGCAGAAACACTTCGATTTGCCTTACGCTTTCCTATGAAAGGGAAATTCAAGATGGACATATTTGGTTTAGATGTTCGTGATTCTGATATTTTTGATCTTACGTGTACATATGTGATCAACTGTTCGACGCCGCAAAAGAACTGCCAACCTCTTCCTGACTGCCCCGCTATTGGCTGGGGTCCAGGAGCTGACGCAAAGAAGGCAGGCCTGACAGCAAAGACCCACGAAGATGCAGTGATCAAAACAGAAGATGGCGTGGTGGATATCAAACTGGGATCTCACAAAGATGTACAGCTACACCAACTTCTCAAAAACACCATGGTTGACGAGGCAACGCTAAGCAGGTTTGCTCTGGTTCGAGAGGAGAACGGCGAATTTATAGTCAGCGTTCGCCTTCCACAAACAGGTGAATACGCTATAAAGCTTTACTGTAGTGACGAGGGCGAGGAAGGCGACGCTGAAAACGTCCTCAATTATCTGATACAGAGTCTCAGCAATGACATTCATAACAAACCGTTCCCAAATGTGATCGACGGAAGGCTGGGCAAGAAACCATTTGCCGATGTGATGGGGGTGAAGGCAATGAGTCACAAAGACTCAAAGCTAGATTTAAAGGATGACAAACTAAAAATGAATTTCATCGCAAAGAACAATTTAGATCTTCTATTCGAGCTACATACCAATGACGGCGAGGCAGCAAAACAAATGAGTATGGTTGTACGAGAAGTAAATGGCAAATGGACATTTGATTGTGACCTACCAGTTGCCGGAGAATACGCTGTGAATGTGTTCTGCAGAGAGAAGAACGGAGGCCCAAGGGTATACAACACACACAGTTATCTAGTTACATCTCCTGGACACTACACTGGTAAGGAGAAAGGTGATGATTCCAAAAGTGTGTCGAGCGATACAGAAGACGGTAAAATTATTATGGAGACCGTGCAGACCTCGGACAGCGAAGTGCTAATCCCTATACCACATGGATACGACGAGGTGCTGGCTTCGTATCAACGACGACATGCCAATGACCTTCCAACTGCTGACGAGATCAAGGTTGTTAAACAAGATTTGATGAAATTCTTCAATGCAAAAATGCAGGAGTATGGCGAATACATGTTAGATTTATACCAAAGGGAATCAGGCAGTAGAACTATAAAACACATAGCAAAGTATCAAGTGGATAGAAAACCTGCGTCAGAGCTGTTTGAGGACAACGCGAAACTTCTGATGTCTAACCTCGGGATGGCACAAGAGGAAGATACGGCCTCATATGGGGAGACAGACGAAGAGAAGAACAGACGAACGGCTAAGAAAATGATTCAAAGAGCTATGGACTTAAAGGACATCGAATTGCTATCACGAGGTCTTTTTGCCTATGAATCGACAGATCCGACGGACATGGATAAAGACCCACTTATTATAAAGGCCAAAAGACTCCTGGAACTGTTGCAAGCCAAACAAG AGCTGAACACCGCTTCGTCCAAAAGAGACCTTAAAGCACTTGACAGTGCAATTGCCCGGGCTAGGGAAGCAAACTACGACAACCTGCTTGATCTCCAAATTGCCATGGCATCCCGTCTCAGGGACCAGCTAGCGAGAATTGAAAAACTACGCCATTCCGTACTCAGTATGGATCAAAAGACAGTATCTGAAATCCGAACATACGGCAACCCGCCTGGTGGTGTCCACGAGTCTCTCATGGCCACTTTCTTATTGCTCGGTCACGCGAAGAAGGACGTCAAA GTTTGGAAGAACTGTCAAGCAATTTTGGGCAAAACTGGAAGAGAATCCGTAATGAGAAAGATTTCTCAGTTTGATCCAAAAGACTGTTTCCTTGATGTCGCTTTGGCAGCTCGGAAGGCAATAGAACCGTACTCCTTGGAGGTCATTCGTGACGTCAGCGCCGGAGCTGCCACGTTTTACGTCTGG TCTAAAGGTATGATTGAAGAGGTTGAGAACACAGGAGGTGCACAGGTCAAGGACGGCATGGCCGGAGGAGGGTCAAAGAAAACAAAGTCAGTACCAAACAAGAAGCGGTAA